CTAAGCAGCACCCAGCTGTGCTGATGTGCCCAGGCCTCAGGGGTCCCTGGCATGCTTGGCTTCTAACCCAGGGTAGCCCCAGTTGTCCTCATTGCCCACTGCCCAGTCTctgccctgggctcctcctctcAGCTCTCTCCTCAACCAGAGCCTCCTGTGTGAGCTCCAGAAGGGGACCTGACCCCATGCCACAACCACTGGCCTCTCACCTGGTCCAGAGCACAGTCTGAGTCCTCCCCTCCCTACACACTTGCCCTGGGGCCTGTAGCTTCCAGAGCCCTCTTGTCTCTGCTGCTGTCCTGATGACCCAGGCAGGCTCCCCCCAGAGCTGGTCTTGCTCCTCAGTCTGTGCAGAGTGGTCCAGAGCCTGAGGGCTCCAGAAACACCTCCTTGGAGTGGTGCTCAGTGCTGCTCCCCAGCTGTCCCTCTGTCCTCCCTCCTCACTTTATCTTTTTctaatatgaatgaatatataaccTCATAGTATATGTTTGAACTTGTTGTTTTATTACCTATACCACCCATTAATTTTAGCTACAAATTGCAGAATCTTATATATTTTAGGCACTAGCAAGTCAATACCTAGTGGCGCTGACATAAAACAGAGACAGtgagcatatttttaaagaatgaatgcaTGAAAGTGACGGGAACTCTGTGTTTATACCTTGAGTTTTTGTTTCTGACAGTGGTAGAAGCAGAGAAGCCTGTGATCCCACCTCCCCTGCTGCCAGGGACTCTGGGCTCCTGTTGGGCTGCTGCCCGTACACTTCTCACTCTCGGCACTTTTTAATTACACAGCTATAAATTATAAGCCCAGTCCCAGTTTTTATTACAAGATCTCTTTTACAGTTTTACTCTTATTCACTAACTATGAAGCAAAACTTGATCTTAAGTTGCCACCTGGGAATGAGGGCCGCAGCCCAGTACTTGCTGTTCTTTCCTGTTGAAAAGGCCATAATCCAAGATGACTTTCCAGTTAACATCAGGGACAGGATGTGGCACATACATGTCTTTCAGATGGAAGGACACAAATATAGAAAGCAGAAAGCCACACCGAGACTAGATGAGGGAGGCAGTTAAACATTTATATTGCAAATAGAAGAAATGGCACAATCACAGTTAGTGTGTATTTGGgagaacaaatgaaataaaagaagcacTTTCCAGAGTGAGCTGGCATAGAGAGGAGAACAGAGGCTCTGAGGGACTGAGGGCAGATGCCCATTCACAGAAAGGGTCTGGgcaacaaaaatcaagaaaaagatctaagaacagaaatttacatgtttttttctttatgaattctcTGTAGGATTGacatgtggtttttgttttacttCCCCTACACAATCAAGTCTGCAGAGGGCAAGGACAATCACGTAAGCTGAAGTCAGGAAGCTGCCTGTGCTTAGGTGTCTCCCAAGGTGAACTGCTCCTCAGCAGTACCTCCCGTCTGTGCCTTAGGAAGTTaaactgcaagaaaggaagaaagaaacattcTCTCCAAGGTCCATCTGCCTAGCCTAGACTGAATACAGGAATTGGGCATGATttttttgagcaacaaaataaaaacaaaagttatatTGAACAATATTTTTGTACACAGAGAAAACAATTACCCAACAATTGctaaatttgatatttaaaattgattAGCATTTGGAAGAAGGCTGAGGCTCAAAGTTTGGTCCAAAGCctaaatgtatttgaaaatgttattcttcacatcttccttttatatttagaaaatgaagacattaGTGCCTAAATTCATGAAATTTGGGCTGTGGGCAGATTATAATCAATTAAGTAATCTGAAAAAGAGTTCATACAAGTTATGTCTTATCAAAGATTTCTACATAGACAGAAGGAATGTCTGATGGTGtgtttaatttttccatatcTATGTATGTTTCCATTATGATATGAGTTCTAGCATGCCACCATGTCAGACAGAATGAAAACTTGCATATTGTTAAATctgtcatttttatcattttaatttgcttactcaaagaaaggaaaatttttatgaaaatctatgtgcttgattttcattttttagggctttagaaaatggaaaacttACTAGGAGAAAATATACAAACAATGCATTATAACTAGGGTGGATCTTAAGGGACTCAGGATACCTTTACAACTTAAGAAAGATGCTTTTAAATGATGACCCACTTCTAGGACCAGCCGAGCAGCTTCTGTTTAGGAGGTGAGCAGCACAGCTCTGGGAGAAGACCCTGGCTTACTCAGCTGCAGCAGtgccagtggggaggggagagcaggcaCTAAAGGTGTGGAGGAGGCGAGGTCACTGAGGATGCAGACTCAAGCACACAGGGCACTTCTGCGCCCCACAGGCCATGTCTGTGGTGAACCTGAGTGCTGAGTTGGGGAGCTGGGAAAGCAGGATCCTGGCTTCCTCGGGGCTGAGCCTGGTGCATAGTCCTGGGAATGCTCCTGCCAGGAGTCAGCAGGCAGGAAGGCTCCAGCTACCTCACTGGGTTTCCTGTGCCTGGTATAGACTTTGTATTGCAAGACCATGTATGTGTCCAGGATGTGCTGAGATGGTTACAGAGAGAATTGGGGCAGGAACATTCCATTCAGGTCTTAAATACAGTTGAACAAGGAAATGGtgttgaaggaaaataaattattaataaagtcaattccttcttattctttcttctagtTTCATTTTATGCGTATTGCttagcatttgtttttcattttctttcaaggaATTTAAAGCAGTAGGTTTTCATGGAGAAATGGAACCAAACTTCAGATGACTTTATTTTGTTGGGGTTGTTTCCCCCGAATCAGAAAGGCCTTCTTCTCTTGCTCCTGATCATCTCTGTGTTTGTTCTCGCCTGTTTGGGGAACTCAGGGATGACTGCCCTCATCTTCTTGGACCCCcggctccacacccccatgtactttctcctcagccagctctccctcatGGACCTGATGTACATTTCCTCCACGGTCCCCAAGATGGCCATCAACTTCCTCTCTGGCCAGAAGAGCATCTCCTTCCTGGGCTGTGGTGTGCAAAGCTTCTTCTTTCTGACAATGGCATGTTCTGAAGGCTTACTTCTGGCCtcgatggcctatgaccgctttgtGGCCATATGCCACCCCCTCCACTACCCCATTCGCATGAGTAAAATGAAGTGTGGGAAGATGATGCTGGGGTCCTGGACACTGGGCTCCATCAACTCCCTGGCACACACTGTCTATGCCCTTCATCTTCCTTATTGCAGGTCCAGGGCcatcaatcatttcttctgtgatgtcCCTGCCATGTTCCCCCTGGCCTGTGTGGACACCTGGGACTATGAGTACATGGTGTTTGTGAGCACAAGCCTGTTTCTCCTCCTCCCATTCCTTGGCATCACGGCCTCCTATGGATGGGTCCTTTTTGCTGTCTTCCACATGCGCTCaaaagaggggagaaaaaaggCCTTCACCACGTGCTCCACACATTTAACCGTGGTGACATTTTACTATGCTCCTTTTGTCTACACTTATCTCCGTCCCAAGACTCTCCGCTCCCCAGCAGAGGATAAGATCCTTGCAGTCTTCTACACCATCCTCACCCCCATGCTCAATCccatcatctacagcctgaggaacaaggaggtgCTGGGGGCCATGAGGAGAGTGTGTGGGATGTTCTCCTCCAGAAAGAAGTGAGCATGGTCATCTCTGCTCCTCTGTATAGCTTCTCTCCATGCAGACTGGAATTCTCTAGAACAGTGCTGACCTATAGATGTATACAGAAATATAGGTGAGCCACGTATGTCATTTAAGAAtttctagttatatttttaaaggcaatatTAATTTAATAGATAATTATATACAGTTATcacaatcattcatttatttatttcactgaagaaaacattaattttattaacaattaattaaaattttacattgtgTTCTATTGTATTATAAGTGGTATATTTTGTTTGTAAATATACTACTACCAgtgtaataatatttatattgacGTGTAATGTTATGATGTCTATATATTTGACATGCAATTATTACTGTGCTTGcatagtttgttttcattttaaactgtCAAAGTGTTGTATTTCCCACTCACAGCAAACAACAACCTGGATCATACACATTTCAAGGGCCCCATTGCCACTATTGCCAGTGTGCACAGAAGTGCAGGACCTCAGGGTGATTTAGAGTCCTCCCCTTTAGGGCCAGATGTGGCTTCTTTTTCTGACTATTGTTACTGCTGTTGGGACAAAGAATTGTACCCCACACACTTTAAAAGAtctgtttactttattttaaactttaagtttttaaaatgttattcttcTATCAATGcatgataattttaaataatgtttgggttcatttttacaaaaatcatACATTCTGGAATTCGATTTTAGtctatttcagtccccagtgcatctcccctttcttttcttctttcctcccttattttAATTCCTCtaccagtttttattttattcattttaaagtttttgattggtgctttctaCATATACAGAAAAATCAAGTTCCCTGTGGTATAGTTATACACatataatgtgattttgttaaattcattctgcatttcctccctttccccatccatccttccttctcaATCTCCTTCTTAAATTCCTCTGATCTTTGCTCTATGATACCCATTCCTCTCCTTTTACACCTATTTTGTTCTGGTTTCTGCATATGTGAGACAACATTTGATCCTTGATctgctgtgtctggcttatttcactcagcatgatgttcctcacttccatccatttatttggaaaatgccatgatttcattattctttatggcttgagtaaaacttcattgtttaTATGTACCTCATTGTgttaatccattcttctattaATGAGCAGGCACCTGGATGAGTTCTATAACTCAGCTATTGtcaattgtgctgttataaacattcatgtggctgcaTTGCTGCAGTATGCTGAGTTCAGTTCTTTGGAGGAATCCTGAGCAGTGGCATAGCTAGGTCTCATGGTGGTTTTGTTCCTAGTTTTGTGAGGAATCTCCccactgctttccacagtggtttcactaatttgcagtcccaataACAGTAAATGAGTGTGATTTTTCTCCAAATCTCcaacaacatttattatttatattcttgataattatcatTATGATTGTAGTGGAGATGGAATTTTAATGTgggtttattttgcatttccctgattgctagagatagcaaaattttttcacattttttttgcttctgttcctttgagaaatgtctgttgagTTCTTTGACCCTTCTATTGGTTGGGTTATCTGTTTTAGTGGTGACctctttgagttcttttttaattCTGGCTTATTATTCCCCTGTCAGAGGAGAAGCTGGCAAACAttctctcccactctgtaggctctttATGCTCTTAACCAGTTACTTTTCAGCACTgagtctttttaatttgattcatccAACTTGTTAATTCTTcactttatttcttgagctttagtgTTTGTATTAAAGAAGGCAATTCCTGTACTGCCATGTTGGAGTGTATATGCTGTTCTTTCCTAGAAGTTGCAAATATTCTGATTTCATTCCTGAgtgtttgatccactttgatttggcTGTTCTTCAGGATAAGAAAATAcgaatttcatttcattattctaCACGATtcctagcactatttgttaaaaaaaggCTATTTCTTCTGCAATAGTCattttttgcacctttgtcaagtatcagaggattgtaagtatatatataagttttctttttgtcttcaatTCTATTCGTTCAGTATTCACGTTTGTTTCGATACCACTAATGTACTGTTTTTATTACTAGAGTTCTGTAGCATAATTTGAAATCAAGTATTCTGATGTGTCCAGCATCCCTCCTCTTGCTCAGGACTGTTTTggttattctgagtctcttaatatttaaaatgaattttagaactggatGTTCTTATTgttgttctgtgaagaatgccactggaattttgatggagattgcattgaatgtgtaattttgacaaaattaattctgcttatctatgaacatgggaagtcttttacatattctaaggtcttcttcaattttttttcttcatgattctACAATTTCAATTGTAGAGACCTTTCAACTCCTTTGTTAGATTAatttctgagtattttattttatttgttttaggttatCATGAATGGAACTATTTTCCCGATTTCCTTCTCAGCAGAATCACTTTTTGagtatatagaaaagctattgatttataaGTGTTGACCtcatattctgctactttgctaaattcatttatcagttctagaagtcCTCTTATCAGTTCAGAAGCCTTTCCATGGTACCAGTTTTTCAAATACCAACAATGAATTGgaatttgaaaagttaaaaaagattcacaaacccttagccaaactaaccaaagagacagagagagaagacccaaaaacaATCCTACATGTCAAAGTATTATTGAGTTCACGTGGGGCTAGTTTATGCGTAGACTTAAACTGCTATTACTTAGCTGAGATTTGAATATTGCTTAGCGACAGGATCTCTACTCCATGAACTTGAATTGTTCCAATCATTTTCCGTCCCTTCTTAGAGAAAGGGGAAGCCAGGAATAGAAATACTGTTAGCACCTGAGGtatagctttaaaataaatgtctaggAATGGTGTGGTCAGAATTTAACATCCACACCATGAAACAACCATGAATTAGATCAGACATAAAGCAGCAGGTGTTGACTATGCCATCTTCCGAATTAAAAATCACAAGAGAATGAATGCATCAGGAATTACTTAAACTATATAATTCTATCAAATTGTGTAATTAcgattttttttaagtgcataGACAATAGGGTAGAAAGTCAAGGGACAGACTGAAATATCTAAAAAATGAGCAGAggagaaacagaagcagcaggtGGTGGCTATAACAAAAGAGGAGTAGAACATAACTAAAggcaataaaataatgaaagagaagaaagtagAACAGGAAAGCTTGGGTGTTAGttgaggaagaagggaaaaaccAAGGTGGACACAAGTGAGTGTAAGATGGTAACAACTCAAGCTCACATACAGTTTACCCCACAGAGTCAAACTGAGCCTAAATAATGAGTGGATGAAGAAAGCaattgaaataaatgtaaaattatatgaaaatatatacccAATCTACCTATCTGCACAGTGAGAACAAACATATATACTCACAATCATGCAAAATGCTAAAACACGACAAATAGATAAAGCAAAACAATAAGTACAATTTTCAGAGAGTAAAGGCATAGGgaataaaaaatggtaaaaattccTAATGAAAAACAAAGGTCTTGTTTCCATGGAGGTGATCAAAACTGTGGGCCAGGATGGATGTTCATTGGCTCTGCAGTGGGTCATTTGCTGTATTTATCATTTGGCTCTGAAACAGCTCCGGGGTCATTAAGTTCAGGGTCTTTGGTTTTCACACCCAGGTGCCAGGTGTGGGCTGGAGTCAGAGCTGGTTGTAGTGGCTCCCAGCTTCCCGTCCCCTAGTCCAGTCTGACGTAGAAGGAGAGTGCTGACAGTGGTGTACTCACGTGGCAAGCTCAGTGCAGAGTTCTGAACTGGAAGTTCCTGTAGCTGGGATTAGGCGTGGCTGAACTTTGGAACTATTTTGATAGGTATTTGAGATTTGATACATGACCCCTGTAGTTGGGAGATGCTAGTCTCTGCTGGACATCTGGGTCTCAGGGGCTTCCTGTAAATTCCACTTTGGGGATGCAGAATCTAACCCTCCACAGGTCTCACAGTCACTGTTAGGAATACGAGTTACCCATGGTTATGCCTGGGGTGTAGGCACTCCTGTCTGGTTGCTGCCACCTTCCCAGTAGCTTGCACGAATGCcaacaactaagaaaagcctCTCTTCTTGATATTGCAAGCCTGGATCACCCCAGGCACAATTCTCTCTGTGCTGGTTTCACTCACACTGCCTCAGGCACCATCTGAACTCCACAATAGGTGACTGCTAGGTCAGGCTGGCCCCTCCTTCATGAGCTCCTGGTCTCCTGCCCCTGCTTGCTGCTGTGAGGTCACTTTTAATGGTGCCCACTTTTAGTGACCCTGGTTCTCCCAGGACTCTCAACCTGTGGGCCAAGCAACTTTGGTTGATTTTCACTCAGCAACTTTTCCCACCACCTGAGTCCTTTAAGAACAGCTCCGTCTCTGTTTCACAAGCTCCCACACGTTGGCTTTCCTACTCTCTCTGCCTAGGTTTCTCTTCCTCTAGGCAGTTGTGGCTGCCACCAGCCAAGCTATGTGTGCCTAATGCATGACTTCTCATATTGTGCTCAAAGTATCCAACTTTCTTTGTCcctatgtttattttgttttgttttttgctgttcaCAGTGAATTTTAGTGAATTCCCTTAGGAATTCAAGAGCagtcttcctgttttttttttttttttaaatcttgagctAAAGAAACATGGGGAAACCCATCCTTCCTCTCATCTGCCATCTTCTGGTCctctaatttttagttttaatccttATAGGGATATTAAGCACCAAGTGGATCCTagaaagcacaattttttatatctctgattaTTCTCCTGGCACACAGTATGTAAAGAAGCTCTTTCTGCCATGGGGAGAGTTgctacacttttattttattgccttTTCAATTCTTGATCCAACGCTGACCATGGTTCTTGACTTCAGTGGGAGAATCATCCTTGACTTTCATCATTGGTGGCTCATCTGAGCTGGGAGTTGCGGTGTCTGTTTTGCTAAAATCTATGCTGTTAATACCTTCCGCCTCTTAAAGGGCCCATGACTTTACCATCCAAAGCCTCACAGACAGGCTTTTATGTATAATCGTCACTATGTTCTCATCCTTTCTAATCTACTTGCTTGTTCAGTTCCATGAGCCATCAGCCACATGACTAATTCCTTCCTGGATGTAATTCTGAAATCTGTGCTCTTTCCACATTTCACCAAACCTAAGCTCATTGTGCTGTCTTGAGGTCCTTTGATCCTATGTTGAGTTAAAACAATTTATCTGCTATCTGACCTGGTGATAtcttttattaattctaatttttccaAGTGCATTGTTCTTGGTGGGTATACATCCAACCTGATTCCTCTGTGTTTCTGAAGATTTTAAGGGCCACCATATATTCTTAAATATGTTCCTTTTTTAATCGATGgagattaatttctttatttctctctcaattTAAGAACACTGGATGATGCAATCATATTCTAatatcagtttgaatgtaactaGAAAATCATATGGAAAGTAAGGGCAGTGATTATAAGAAAGGAGGAGGGTGTGGTGACAGAGTCAAAAAGAGAGCTCCGGAGACCAGTTTCAGAGAACTTGATCCACTTTATTATTTCATAGGCAAGCTTTATGCATAGCCTGTTCCTGAGCAAATTAGTTGAGGGTCATAATGATCCAATGAGCTAGGGACACCCTTATGAGAGGCAACCAATGGGCTAATAGGTCAGTGGCAAAAAGGCAGAAGGAAAGGGACAAGCTGTGCACCTGAGGGAGGCCAGGTCACCATGGTGATAGGGTAGGTCATGTCAGTGTTCCAAGCCATAAATATCTGGACCC
This genomic interval from Marmota flaviventris isolate mMarFla1 chromosome 5 unlocalized genomic scaffold, mMarFla1.hap1 SUPER_5_unloc_1, whole genome shotgun sequence contains the following:
- the LOC139703621 gene encoding olfactory receptor 2L13-like, which produces MEKWNQTSDDFILLGLFPPNQKGLLLLLLIISVFVLACLGNSGMTALIFLDPRLHTPMYFLLSQLSLMDLMYISSTVPKMAINFLSGQKSISFLGCGVQSFFFLTMACSEGLLLASMAYDRFVAICHPLHYPIRMSKMKCGKMMLGSWTLGSINSLAHTVYALHLPYCRSRAINHFFCDVPAMFPLACVDTWDYEYMVFVSTSLFLLLPFLGITASYGWVLFAVFHMRSKEGRKKAFTTCSTHLTVVTFYYAPFVYTYLRPKTLRSPAEDKILAVFYTILTPMLNPIIYSLRNKEVLGAMRRVCGMFSSRKK